Proteins encoded within one genomic window of Streptomyces profundus:
- a CDS encoding LacI family DNA-binding transcriptional regulator yields MPRPTLAHIAEMAGVSISTVSKVLNGRDDVSRDTRTKVDDALRRHHYVRRGTSASEPGIRTVDLVLSGLDGSWPASVASGMEAAAYEAGVHVAISVARSSEAATNHRAQDWVDRVLERGSAGVVLGLIEPSQDQLGRLAQARVPCVVIDPLSDPPPDVMSVGTTNWAGAYEATTHLLQRGHRNIALVTGPPHHLYARARMAGYRSAMAAAGLDVAPEQVRHGTYDRASGAEQVRALLELPDRPTAMFICSDHMTIGGYEAIAGAGLRVPDDISVVGFDDLPEARWVSPALTTVRQPLKEMGGSALRTLVRLMNGEKPESPRVELATTLVVRDSTAPARS; encoded by the coding sequence ATGCCCCGCCCCACGCTGGCGCACATCGCCGAGATGGCGGGCGTGTCGATCTCCACCGTCTCCAAGGTGCTCAACGGACGGGACGACGTCTCGCGGGACACCAGGACCAAGGTCGACGACGCGCTGCGCCGGCACCACTATGTGCGCCGTGGCACGTCCGCGTCCGAGCCCGGGATCCGCACCGTGGATCTGGTGCTGAGCGGGCTCGACGGCTCCTGGCCGGCCAGTGTCGCCAGCGGCATGGAGGCGGCGGCGTACGAGGCGGGCGTGCATGTGGCGATCTCCGTCGCCCGCTCGTCCGAGGCGGCCACCAACCACCGGGCGCAGGACTGGGTGGACCGGGTGCTGGAGCGCGGCAGCGCGGGTGTGGTGCTGGGGCTGATCGAGCCCAGCCAGGACCAGTTGGGGCGGCTGGCCCAGGCGCGGGTGCCCTGTGTGGTCATCGATCCGCTGAGCGATCCGCCGCCGGACGTGATGTCGGTGGGCACCACCAACTGGGCGGGCGCCTACGAGGCGACCACTCATCTGCTGCAACGGGGGCACCGGAACATCGCGCTGGTCACGGGGCCGCCGCACCATCTGTACGCCCGGGCCAGGATGGCGGGTTACCGCTCCGCGATGGCGGCGGCGGGGCTCGACGTAGCCCCGGAGCAGGTGCGGCACGGCACCTATGACCGGGCCAGCGGCGCCGAGCAGGTGCGGGCGCTGCTGGAGCTGCCCGACCGGCCGACCGCCATGTTCATCTGCTCGGACCATATGACCATCGGTGGCTATGAGGCCATCGCCGGCGCCGGCCTTCGGGTGCCCGACGACATCAGCGTGGTGGGCTTCGACGATCTGCCGGAGGCGCGTTGGGTCTCCCCCGCGCTCACGACGGTGCGTCAGCCGCTGAAGGAGATGGGCGGCAGCGCCCTGCGCACGCTGGTCCGGCTGATGAACGGCGAGAAGCCGGAGAGCCCCCGCGTCGAACTGGCCACCACCCTGGTGGTGCGGGACAGCACCGCCCCGGCCCGAAGCTGA
- a CDS encoding ABC transporter substrate-binding protein, with the protein MNSLIRFPRATAVAAGAAALGLLLTACSSDDDGEGDGATDNAAGGGELLASVETTFGTVDIPRPEDGELTVVALGWSDAEAALALGVTPVAVYDWLGFGEEQKGVGPWASELFGAETPEVIENVNQALNYEQIQSLEPDLILNTRSANDEEQYERLSSIAPTVSPPADTPAYATPWETQTRLVAEALGREEDGERLVTEVEERIAEAAAEHPEFEGVGAVTGSKFGEAYGASLPGDARFDLLAQLGFELHQPVAELPSSEGFYAPVATEQVEVLDAELAVLFPIGYTLDELLDDPLLQSLQVVRDDRAVFLDGEGEISQAFSAASVLSIPLALDGLLPQLASAVATD; encoded by the coding sequence ATGAACTCCCTGATCCGCTTCCCCCGTGCCACGGCCGTCGCCGCCGGCGCCGCCGCGCTCGGGCTGCTGCTGACCGCCTGCTCAAGCGACGACGACGGCGAGGGCGACGGCGCCACCGACAACGCGGCCGGCGGCGGTGAGCTGCTCGCCTCGGTGGAGACCACGTTCGGCACCGTGGACATCCCGCGGCCCGAGGACGGCGAGCTGACCGTGGTCGCGCTCGGCTGGTCGGACGCCGAGGCGGCGCTGGCGCTCGGCGTCACCCCCGTCGCCGTCTACGACTGGCTCGGCTTCGGCGAGGAGCAGAAGGGCGTGGGCCCCTGGGCCAGCGAACTCTTCGGGGCTGAGACCCCCGAGGTGATCGAGAACGTTAACCAGGCGCTCAACTACGAGCAGATCCAGTCGCTTGAGCCGGATCTGATCCTCAACACGCGCTCCGCCAACGACGAGGAGCAGTACGAGCGGCTCTCCTCCATCGCGCCCACCGTCTCGCCCCCCGCCGACACCCCGGCCTACGCCACCCCGTGGGAGACGCAGACCAGGCTGGTCGCCGAGGCGCTCGGCCGGGAGGAGGACGGCGAGCGGCTGGTGACCGAGGTCGAGGAGCGGATCGCCGAGGCCGCCGCCGAACACCCCGAGTTCGAGGGGGTCGGCGCGGTCACCGGATCCAAGTTCGGCGAGGCGTACGGAGCCAGCCTGCCGGGCGACGCGCGCTTCGACCTGCTGGCCCAGCTCGGCTTCGAACTGCACCAGCCCGTCGCCGAACTCCCGTCGTCCGAGGGCTTCTACGCGCCGGTCGCGACCGAGCAGGTGGAGGTGCTGGACGCCGAGCTCGCGGTGCTCTTCCCCATCGGCTACACCCTGGACGAGCTGCTCGACGACCCGCTGCTCCAGTCCCTCCAGGTGGTCAGGGACGACCGCGCCGTCTTCCTGGACGGCGAGGGCGAGATCTCCCAGGCGTTCAGCGCGGCCAGCGTGCTCTCCATCCCGCTGGCGCTCGACGGACTGCTGCCCCAACTGGCCTCGGCCGTCGCCACCGACTGA
- a CDS encoding FecCD family ABC transporter permease, which produces MNTTERIWPARTRLLRLPWPDAWARVDLRVAAVSALLALVALAVCLWSLTIGELAIAPSEVLAALAGDADEGVTRVVREWRLPRALIGLLGGAALGASGAIFQSLTRNPLGSPDIIGFNAGAYTGTLLAALLIGGSELGTTAGALLGGIGTGLLVYVLAFRHGVQGYRLIVVGVGVSALLTSLNSYLLVNLRREDAIAAATWGAGSFNDVGWSEVWPVLIAAALLLPAGLVLTGRMRLLELGDDAARALGVPVERTRLAMLLVGIGLTAVVTAVAGPIAFVALVAPQLAMRLTRAGGVRLLPAAAMGALLLTCGDLIARTVIAPSQLPVGVVTVCLGGAYLVWLLWSSSRRGTA; this is translated from the coding sequence GTGAACACGACCGAACGGATCTGGCCGGCGCGCACCCGGCTGCTGCGCCTGCCCTGGCCCGACGCCTGGGCCCGGGTCGACCTGCGGGTCGCCGCCGTCAGCGCGCTGCTGGCGCTCGTCGCGCTCGCCGTCTGCCTCTGGTCGCTGACCATCGGCGAACTGGCCATCGCGCCGAGCGAGGTGCTGGCCGCCCTGGCCGGCGACGCCGACGAAGGGGTCACCCGGGTCGTGCGGGAATGGCGGCTGCCACGCGCGCTGATCGGGCTGCTCGGCGGCGCGGCGCTGGGCGCCAGCGGAGCGATCTTCCAGTCCCTCACCCGCAATCCGCTGGGCAGCCCCGACATCATCGGCTTCAACGCCGGCGCCTACACCGGCACGCTGCTCGCCGCGCTGCTGATCGGCGGCAGCGAGCTCGGCACCACCGCGGGCGCCCTGCTCGGCGGCATCGGCACCGGGCTGCTGGTCTATGTGCTCGCGTTCCGCCACGGCGTCCAGGGCTATCGGCTGATCGTCGTCGGCGTCGGGGTGAGCGCGCTGCTCACCTCCCTCAACAGCTATCTGCTGGTCAACCTCCGGCGTGAGGATGCCATCGCCGCCGCCACCTGGGGCGCGGGCTCGTTCAACGACGTGGGCTGGTCCGAGGTGTGGCCGGTGCTGATCGCCGCGGCGCTGCTGCTGCCGGCCGGTCTGGTGCTGACCGGCCGGATGCGGCTGCTCGAACTGGGCGACGACGCGGCGCGGGCCCTGGGCGTGCCGGTCGAGCGGACCCGGCTGGCGATGCTGCTGGTGGGCATCGGGCTCACGGCCGTGGTCACGGCGGTGGCCGGGCCGATCGCCTTTGTCGCGCTGGTCGCGCCCCAGCTGGCGATGCGGCTGACGAGGGCCGGCGGGGTCCGGCTGCTGCCGGCCGCCGCCATGGGCGCGCTGCTGCTGACCTGCGGGGACCTGATCGCCCGCACCGTGATCGCCCCGTCCCAGCTGCCGGTCGGCGTGGTCACCGTCTGCCTTGGCGGTGCCTATCTGGTCTGGCTGCTGTGGTCATCCTCCCGAAGGGGAACGGCGTGA
- a CDS encoding ABC transporter ATP-binding protein: MTDTLLPPEAGPGGAPLGARGLTAGYDRRTILTDLDVDIPDNSFTVIVGPNACGKSTLLRALARLLRPEAGLVLLADEDIARLKTKELARRLGQLPQSPTAPDGITVVDLVSRGRHPHQSPLRPWSTRDEAAVRDALAATGLTPLSSRLVEELSGGQRQRVWIAMVLAQQTDLLLLDEPTTFLDLAHQLDVLDLCAQLHREGRTLVVVLHDLNQAARYATHLIAMKDGRIVERGAPGEVVTERLVAEVFGVPARVIDDPETGTPLVIPRADRPWRPRL, from the coding sequence TTGACCGACACCCTCCTCCCACCCGAAGCGGGCCCCGGCGGCGCGCCGCTCGGCGCCCGCGGGCTGACCGCCGGATACGACCGGCGCACCATCCTGACCGACCTCGACGTGGACATCCCGGACAACTCGTTCACGGTGATCGTGGGTCCCAACGCCTGCGGCAAGAGCACCCTGCTGCGGGCCCTGGCGCGGCTGCTGCGCCCGGAGGCCGGCCTGGTCCTCCTGGCGGACGAGGACATCGCGCGGCTGAAGACCAAGGAACTGGCCCGCAGGCTGGGCCAGTTGCCGCAGAGCCCCACCGCGCCCGACGGCATCACCGTGGTCGATCTGGTCTCCAGGGGACGGCATCCGCACCAGTCGCCGCTCCGGCCCTGGTCCACCAGGGACGAGGCCGCCGTCCGGGACGCGCTGGCAGCCACCGGGCTGACGCCGCTCTCCAGCCGGCTGGTGGAGGAACTCTCCGGCGGGCAGCGCCAACGGGTGTGGATCGCGATGGTGCTGGCGCAGCAGACCGACCTGCTGCTCCTGGACGAGCCGACCACCTTCCTCGACCTGGCCCACCAGCTGGACGTGCTGGATCTCTGCGCCCAACTGCACCGGGAGGGCCGGACCCTGGTGGTCGTGCTGCACGACCTCAACCAGGCCGCCAGATACGCCACCCATCTGATCGCCATGAAGGACGGCCGGATCGTCGAGCGGGGAGCGCCGGGCGAGGTCGTCACCGAGCGGCTGGTCGCCGAGGTCTTCGGCGTTCCCGCACGGGTCATCGACGATCCGGAGACCGGCACCCCGCTGGTGATCCCCCGCGCCGACCGGCCCTGGCGCCCCCGCCTCTGA